GAGATAGCGAATTAAATCTACTCCAAGGAACAAAACCCAACTTTATAAACATTCTCTATTATCATCAAGTAAATAGAATACATTGTTTTATTTGATACAAGGACCGTAGTTGGTTCCTAACTTACTACAGAAGCTAAACATGTAATGGTTTTTACTATACCCCCTAGCTAGATTGGAACAAAACTAGCAAATAAGATATGAACAGCAACATATACAAGGCCAACTATTACAAAGGCAACCGGTAACAAGACAACTAGGATGACCGGTCTCTTTGCCCACCGTCCCATGATCGCCAATGCAAACGGATAAAGGAGCACCATAATCCACACATTGAATAGCAGACCCATTGCAGCATGTGTCTTCTGTGCTGTTGTCCATACTCCCATATACACTATTGTTTTACCCATGGCGACACCAATGGCACCAACATTAGCAACCAAAACTACCAATGTCGGGATTAACATTGGCACCCATCGCATGTCATACAAGTCagcaaacttgtcattggtGTCAGCAGCTGTTTGCTTTGAAGTCACTCTGAAGTGTATACCCTTCTTTGTAAGGAGATTGACCACCATGTGCAGCACGGCTGTGGGATATGCACTTGTCGAGCCAATCATGAAGAATTGTTCATTCCTCCAATAATCCAACCATGTGACCCCCGCCCATTTTATCTCGAGCCATCCAATTATATGGATCATCAAAATGATCACGAGAAGGTAAACAACATATCTGGTGAATGGCCTTTGAATGTATAGTTCGTCAGGAATAAGCCACATCACAGGGCTAAGAGCATAGAGTAGGATAAATAGTGATGTGACTGGGTAGACTGTCATGTTGAGGTATGAGACTCGTTGAAGGGTGTGAATCCTATGGCCGCCAATGAGTGGGTTATTGCGGGAGAAGAACATCTCTAAAGATCCACCAGACCAACGCACAATTTGGTGGAGGCGCTCGGTTAGGTTGATGGGTGCAATACCACAGAAGGCGTCACGCTCCATTGTACAATACATGGAACGCCAACCTTGCCCGTGGATGCGGAATCCGGTCACTATATCTTCTGTGGCTATGTCATATATGTACCCAACACCCTTGCCCCACCCGGTTTGCTTATCGTGTGAAGCTGACGCGACCTTCTCCATCTCAGCGACAAACTGGTCACTGAGTGGTGGTGGTATGGTAGACCGTTCTTGGTTTATGGCTTTTGACACGGAATCTAGGAAGGGTATGGAGCTACCAAACCTGGTACCTTCAATTGCGATGTTGGCCTGTCTCCATTGAGGAGGGTCAATGCCGTAGAGCGCTATGCGGCGGAACATGCAACCAGTGCCGAGGTAAGAGGGCCCTTGGAGGCCATTGAGGGCGAGCATTGTACCATCAAAGAAGACACGATTGTGGTTGCCGTATCGATCTGATGGATCAACATTATCAAAACGTTGAGGGAACTGAACGAAGGCAGTATTATCACCTTCCCTTTGATCTAGCATAAAGCAGACAGCTGCACGCAGGGCTTGAGAATTATTGATGTAGTGGTCGCAGTCAAAGTTGATGATGAATTGTGCATTGGAGAGTAGCGCAGATACACGCAATTGCGCATTCAAGGCACCCGCCTTTTTATTGTGGTCGTAGCTTGGGTTCTTTCCACGAGAGACATACACGAGCATTGGGATGCGCACATCAATGTTGGTGAAGTTGAGGTCATTGTGAATGCTTGCTTGTGAGCCAAGATTATGCCCACGGATTGGATGATCCAAAACAACCTGTTTCAGTAATCAAAACATATGCATGAGTCGCAAATCTTAGGAACAAGTTTGGGTTACTGAAGTATGGTCATTTCCTACTCATTAAAATATCAGTGAACAATTAACCAATATGATGAAATTTTGTACCTTAACAATCCCGGCATGGTTTCCTTTCCTATGATTTTCTGTTGTGTCAATCCAAGCACCTGGCCACTGTGTCCCATTTGCCATCCAAGTCGCCTTTACATCTTTTTCTTCGGTCTTCATGCTGTTGTAAACATCGGAGCGCTTGGCAATAGCACTAGATAGTGAGTCTAAGCGCTCCTTGAACTCATCATACTCCCTATGTACAATCCTATGATCATTCTTGAACTCCTCTGGTTCTCTTCCACTGTACAACGGTGCCTCTTGTTCAAAGTAACTTTCTGGGGCTCTTGGCTCGATACAATGCTTCCGGCAAAAGGGAGCCCACAAAGTAGCAAATTTTGCGGTCTCAACCAATGCCTCGTATAGGATTAATGCTCCACTATCATCTGAGAGATAGCAGGCACACCTATCAATTGGGTAGTCAGAAGCTAGGATAGAGAGGACACAATTCATGGTGTATAGTATTGGCTCATCAATTGGGTCAGCAGTGGTGACAAAGACATCGATGCCAGGGAGTCTAGATGTCCCATCTGGGAGATCGTATTGTTGCCTTAGGGCGACAAGATCAGGTATGGTTTTAATGGGGTTGAACTTTGGGAGCTGGTTGAGCAGCCATGAGAAGCCGAACCAGACATCCCCAACGACAGACATTGTCCAAAACCACATGATGTCAGATTTGTTGTGCCTGATGCGCCATACAAAGAATAGAAGGACGGCAATTAAGCGTATGAAGATCAGCATCCTGCATGAGTAGAAAATATGTGTCAGTAGAAAATAAATATGTGTCATTTATGCATGAGTAAATGTGTATTGCCCTTGTGACCAAAGCATGGCAAAAAAGGATGTATTCCTCGATGAATGTAATCAGCATTAAAAATTTGTTAGGAGCATGCATTTGGGACTTGAGAGTAGAATTCAGTTAACCCAGTAGGATCCAGCAAGCATATACTTTAAGTGTAAAGTACATCATCAGTACTTCAGTAGATACTTTCAGCAGCATCGATCGGAGAAGAAAAGCATATTTCCAAAGTGAGTATAAACATGCTTGGATTGGAATATTGTATTGTCACGCGTACCTGTACGGGTGCAAGAGGGTGCCCTTGACCTTGTACGTCCGGAACAGCAGCTGCCGgccatcctcgccgccgctctccttGGCCGCCCGGCGCTCCACCTTGTCAGCAGCCTCCCAGTACTTGCCCTTGGGACCGACCTGCTTCTTGGTGCTGCCATGATCGCGGCTCACCAGCAGCGGGTCAGCCAGCCCGGCATTGCCCGTCGTCCCACCATTACTGGTGGCCGACGCCATGATCGATCTAGCTCCTAAGCCTCAGGCCGATCCCAGCTAATATGAACCAGACCAGATGAAGGAAGGGGAAGCTAACTTAAGTCA
This is a stretch of genomic DNA from Brachypodium distachyon strain Bd21 chromosome 1, Brachypodium_distachyon_v3.0, whole genome shotgun sequence. It encodes these proteins:
- the LOC100823740 gene encoding probable mixed-linked glucan synthase 3 yields the protein MASATSNGGTTGNAGLADPLLVSRDHGSTKKQVGPKGKYWEAADKVERRAAKESGGEDGRQLLFRTYKVKGTLLHPYRMLIFIRLIAVLLFFVWRIRHNKSDIMWFWTMSVVGDVWFGFSWLLNQLPKFNPIKTIPDLVALRQQYDLPDGTSRLPGIDVFVTTADPIDEPILYTMNCVLSILASDYPIDRCACYLSDDSGALILYEALVETAKFATLWAPFCRKHCIEPRAPESYFEQEAPLYSGREPEEFKNDHRIVHREYDEFKERLDSLSSAIAKRSDVYNSMKTEEKDVKATWMANGTQWPGAWIDTTENHRKGNHAGIVKVVLDHPIRGHNLGSQASIHNDLNFTNIDVRIPMLVYVSRGKNPSYDHNKKAGALNAQLRVSALLSNAQFIINFDCDHYINNSQALRAAVCFMLDQREGDNTAFVQFPQRFDNVDPSDRYGNHNRVFFDGTMLALNGLQGPSYLGTGCMFRRIALYGIDPPQWRQANIAIEGTRFGSSIPFLDSVSKAINQERSTIPPPLSDQFVAEMEKVASASHDKQTGWGKGVGYIYDIATEDIVTGFRIHGQGWRSMYCTMERDAFCGIAPINLTERLHQIVRWSGGSLEMFFSRNNPLIGGHRIHTLQRVSYLNMTVYPVTSLFILLYALSPVMWLIPDELYIQRPFTRYVVYLLVIILMIHIIGWLEIKWAGVTWLDYWRNEQFFMIGSTSAYPTAVLHMVVNLLTKKGIHFRVTSKQTAADTNDKFADLYDMRWVPMLIPTLVVLVANVGAIGVAMGKTIVYMGVWTTAQKTHAAMGLLFNVWIMVLLYPFALAIMGRWAKRPVILVVLLPVAFVIVGLVYVAVHILFASFVPI